A single genomic interval of Procambarus clarkii isolate CNS0578487 chromosome 17, FALCON_Pclarkii_2.0, whole genome shotgun sequence harbors:
- the LOC138365612 gene encoding regulator of G-protein signaling 3-like yields MGQSLPRPETGNGEGSDTAGGRAHSSTREVSNTDDRASAGEEAPGSEESTEGDEVDEAEVEGKGEGSPTTTPTSPGNRRSPAGEAGTTPTAASKAPTDAPLQPPNDENPKQESPGLQSLPEGQTYQGQMERPPKPPQEPHQAPGQSDDPQKKPHAQTSRESHPPGKSKGASTRGASKPAATWPSAPHRKQVLVWP; encoded by the coding sequence atgGGGCAGTCACTACCACGCCCGGAGACCGGCAACGGAGAAGGATCAGACACAGCAGGTGGGAGAGCACactccagcacacgtgaggtatccaaCACGGACGACAGAGCCAGCGCAGGCGAAGAGGCACCAGGGAGCGAGGAAAGCACCGAAGGCGACGAGGTAGACGAGGCAGAGGTAGAGGGCAAGGGGGAGGgctcacccaccacaaccccgaCATCCCCGGGAAACAGACGGTCGCCGGCAGGAGAagcaggcaccacccctacagcagcTTCTAAGGCCCCCACGGATGCACCTCTGCAACCACCGAACGACGAAAATCCAAAGCAGGAATCTCCAGGTCTACAGAGCTTACCGGAGGGACAGACATACCAGGGCCAGATGGAACGTCCGCCGAAaccgccgcaggaaccacaccaggcaccaggacaGAGCGATGATCCGCAGAAGAAACCCCACGCTCAGACAAGCAGAGAAAGTCACCCTCCAGGAAAATCGAAGGGGGCCTCAACACGAGGAGCGTCAAAGCCGGCTGccacgtggccctcagcaccacaccggaaacaggtcctTGTCTGGCCCTGA
- the LOC138365614 gene encoding involucrin-like, producing the protein MSEETASDLTQLEHEASDLNQLEHEASDLTQLEHEASDLNQLEHEASDLNQLEHEASDLTQLEHEASDLNQLEHEVIDLTQLEHAASDLTQLEHEVIDLTQLEHEASDLTQLEHEASDLNQLEHEVIDLTQLEHEASDLNQLEHEVIDLTQLEHEASDLTQLEHEASDLNQLEHEASDLTQLEHEASDLNQLEHEVIDLTQLEHEASDLNQLEHEASDLTQLEHEVIDLTQLEHEASDLTQLEHEASDLTQLEHEASDLNQLEHEASDLTQLEHEASDLNQLEHEVIDLTQLEHEARDLTQLEHEVIDLIQLEHEASDLTQLEHEVIDLTQLEHEAKHEASDLNQLEHEASDLTQLEHEASDLNQLEHEASDLTQLEHEASDLNQLEHEASDLTQLEHEASDLNQLEHEVIDLTQLEHEASDLTQLEHEVIDLTQLEHAASATIVSHSCNTDYLTINDFAL; encoded by the exons atgaGTGAAGAAACAG CCAGTGACCTCACCCAACTAGAACATGAAGCCAGTGACCTCAACCAACTAGAACATGAAGCCAGTGACCTCACCCAACTAGAACATGAAGCCAGTGACCTCAACCAACTAGAACATGAAGCCAGTGACCTCAACCAACTAGAACATGAAGCCAGTGACCTCACCCAACTAGAACATGAAGCCAGTGACCTCAACCAACTAGAACATGAAGTCATTGACCTCACCCAACTGGAACATGCAGCCAGTGATCTCACCCAACTAGAACATGAAGTCATTGACCTCACCCAACTAGAACATGAAGCCAGTGATCTCACCCAACTAGAACATGAAGCCAGTGACCTCAACCAACTAGAACATGAAGTCATTGACCTCACCCAACTAGAACATGAAGCCAGTGACCTCAACCAACTAGAACATGAAGTCATTGACCTCACCCAACTAGAACATGAAGCCAGTGATCTCACCCAACTAGAACATGAAGCCAGTGACCTCAACCAACTAGAACATGAAGCCAGTGATCTCACCCAACTAGAACATGAAGCCAGTGACCTCAACCAACTAGAACATGAAGTCATTGACCTCACCCAACTAGAACATGAAGCCAGTGACCTCAACCAACTAGAACATGAAGCCAGTGACCTCACCCAACTAGAACATGAAGTCATTGACCTCACCCAACTAGAACATGAAGCCAGTGACCTCACCCAACTAGAACATGAAGCCAGTGACCTCACCCAACTAGAACATGAAGCCAGTGACCTCAACCAACTAGAACATGAAGCCAGTGACCTCACCCAACTAGAACATGAAGCCAGTGACCTCAACCAACTAGAACATGAAGTCATTGACCTCACCCAACTAGAACATGAAGCCAGGGACCTCACCCAACTAGAACATGAAGTCATTGATCTCATCCAACTAGAACATGAAGCCAGTGACCTCACCCAACTAGAACATGAAGTCATTGACCTCACCCAACTAGAACATGAAGCCA AACATGAAGCCAGTGACCTCAACCAACTAGAACATGAAGCCAGTGACCTCACCCAACTAGAACATGAAGCCAGTGACCTCAACCAACTAGAACATGAAGCCAGTGACCTCACCCAACTAGAACATGAAGCCAGTGACCTCAACCAACTAGAACATGAAGCCAGTGACCTCACCCAACTAGAACATGAAGCCAGTGACCTCAACCAACTAGAACATGAAGTCATTGACCTCACCCAACTAGAACATGAAGCCAGTGACCTCACCCAACTAGAACATGAAGTCATTGACCTCACCCAACTGGAACATGCAGCCAGTGCAACTATCGTATCTCACAGTTGCAATACAGACTATCTGACTATCAATGACTTTGCACTATGA
- the LOC138365613 gene encoding AAC-rich mRNA clone AAC11 protein-like — translation MSELLNVLNKQDNSTENVLNKQDNNTENVLNKQDNSTENVLNKQDNSTENVLNKQDNSTENVLNKQDNSTENVLNKQDNNTENVLNKQDNSTENVLNKQDNSTENVLNKQDNSTENVLNKQDNSTENVLNKQDNST, via the coding sequence atgtctgaattgTTGAATGTGTTGAATAAGCAGGATAACAGCACTGAGAATGTGTTGAATAAGCAGGATAACAACACTGAGAATGTGTTGAATAAGCAGGATAACAGCACTGAGAATGTGTTGAATAAGCAGGATAATAGCACTGAGAATGTGTTGAATAAGCAGGATAACAGCACTGAGAATGTGTTGAATAAGCAGGATAACAGCACTGAGAATGTGTTGAATAAGCAGGATAACAACACTGAGAATGTGTTGAATAAGCAGGATAACAGCACTGAGAATGTGTTGAATAAGCAGGATAATAGCACTGAAAATGTGTTGAATAAGCAGGATAACAGCACTGAGAATGTGTTGAATAAGCAGGATAACAGCACTGAGAATGTGTTGAATAAGCAGGATAACAGCACTTAG